A section of the Deltaproteobacteria bacterium genome encodes:
- a CDS encoding pilus assembly protein PilP — translation MRSVRHGTRACFAVLSLVVLMAFGTVACQKSTPPPSTKVPVTVKPHKKTAAVPVAKEGKTEGAGVFVYNPAGLRDPFVSLVKVRKLKNSVPEEQLTPLQRVSLSDLKVDGIVIMGKKVMAQIIAPDGKPYIVTVGTPIGQNRGKVTRITSENIVVQEEFEDYLGRKITQETVLRLHEKKGESL, via the coding sequence ATGCGATCCGTTCGGCATGGTACTCGCGCCTGCTTCGCAGTGTTGTCACTTGTGGTTCTAATGGCCTTCGGAACCGTGGCGTGTCAGAAGTCCACTCCTCCGCCGAGCACCAAGGTTCCGGTGACCGTTAAGCCGCATAAGAAAACCGCCGCGGTGCCGGTGGCAAAGGAGGGAAAAACGGAAGGAGCGGGTGTGTTTGTTTACAACCCCGCCGGTCTCAGGGACCCGTTCGTTTCCCTTGTCAAGGTGCGTAAGTTGAAAAATTCCGTCCCGGAAGAGCAGCTGACCCCACTTCAGCGGGTTTCCCTTTCCGACCTGAAGGTCGACGGAATTGTCATTATGGGCAAGAAGGTCATGGCTCAGATTATTGCCCCGGACGGAAAGCCATATATCGTAACCGTTGGAACCCCTATTGGACAAAACAGGGGAAAGGTTACAAGGATCACATCCGAGAATATTGTTGTTCAGGAAGAATTTGAGGATTATCTGGGCCGTAAGATTACTCAGGAAACGGTCCTCCGTCTCCACGAGAAAAAAGGGGAGAGTTTGTGA
- the pilO gene encoding type 4a pilus biogenesis protein PilO, protein MAIDAETVANLSPARKALLILVVAGVIVGLYWYSFYRGKAEVYNRLKTEYSNKQAKLNENQAIARNLPRFKEEVEKLNLQLTRVVQELPNKREIPNLLETLSNLGSINGLQVVYVKPMSDVNRDFFAEVPIQIKVKGGYHELGMFLDAVSKLPRIINVGNITMGHPMEDEETGSMILDISALATTYRYIEKGG, encoded by the coding sequence ATGGCTATAGATGCCGAAACCGTCGCCAACCTATCGCCGGCGAGAAAGGCACTGCTGATTCTGGTGGTCGCCGGGGTTATTGTGGGCCTCTATTGGTACTCTTTTTACCGGGGCAAGGCTGAGGTGTATAACAGGCTTAAGACTGAATACAGCAACAAACAGGCGAAGCTCAACGAGAATCAGGCCATCGCCAGGAATTTGCCGAGGTTCAAGGAGGAGGTGGAGAAGCTCAACCTTCAATTGACCAGGGTTGTCCAGGAACTGCCTAACAAGCGGGAGATTCCCAACCTGCTTGAGACGCTCAGCAATCTCGGATCCATCAATGGGCTGCAGGTCGTCTATGTAAAACCCATGAGCGATGTGAACAGGGACTTTTTCGCTGAGGTTCCCATCCAGATCAAGGTCAAGGGAGGCTATCACGAGTTGGGGATGTTTCTCGACGCCGTGAGTAAACTCCCCAGGATTATCAACGTTGGAAATATCACCATGGGGCATCCGATGGAGGACGAAGAAACGGGCTCGATGATTCTGGATATCAGTGCCCTTGCTACCACCTACCGATACATTGAGAAGGGGGGTTGA
- the pilM gene encoding type IV pilus assembly protein PilM, which produces MALFGGSKNLAGLDIGSSSIKVVQLKETGKGYRLVNLGVRALPQEAIVDGAIMDAGVISDTIREMVRDIKLKVKDVAVSVSGHSVIIKKIKVQDMTEEELERNIQFEAEQYVPFDASEVNMDFVILGPSRDEGKMDVLLVVVKKDVINDLVNVVRDAGLNPVVADVDAFALENMYETNYVLPPEEVVALVNVGASTTNINIIKDGVSIFTRDISVGGNQFTEAIQKQLQVSFDEADQLKRGETVGEKGPAEVKPILGVISDNLGQEVQRSLDFFNSSNPEIKIGRVSLCGGGAKVSGIVQSIEQRLGVQVEMINPVESITFQKKKFDPAYIEEVGPMLSIGLGLAIRKAHDR; this is translated from the coding sequence ATGGCGCTGTTTGGGGGTTCCAAAAATCTGGCCGGACTGGATATCGGTTCCAGTTCCATAAAGGTTGTCCAGCTCAAGGAAACGGGGAAGGGGTACCGCCTTGTCAATCTAGGGGTCCGGGCCCTCCCCCAGGAGGCCATCGTTGACGGGGCCATCATGGACGCCGGCGTCATCAGCGATACCATCAGGGAGATGGTGCGCGACATCAAGCTGAAGGTTAAGGACGTGGCCGTATCCGTATCAGGGCACTCGGTGATCATCAAGAAGATCAAGGTCCAGGATATGACGGAGGAGGAACTGGAAAGAAACATCCAGTTTGAGGCCGAACAGTACGTTCCTTTCGACGCCTCCGAGGTAAATATGGATTTCGTCATCCTCGGCCCCTCCCGGGATGAAGGTAAGATGGACGTTCTCCTGGTGGTGGTTAAGAAGGACGTCATCAACGACCTCGTCAATGTTGTCAGGGATGCCGGCCTCAACCCGGTGGTAGCGGACGTGGACGCCTTTGCCCTGGAGAATATGTACGAGACGAATTATGTGCTTCCGCCGGAGGAAGTAGTCGCCCTCGTGAACGTGGGCGCATCTACAACCAACATCAACATCATAAAGGATGGGGTGTCCATCTTCACGCGGGATATCTCCGTTGGGGGGAACCAGTTTACCGAGGCAATCCAGAAGCAGCTGCAGGTCAGCTTTGATGAGGCCGACCAGTTAAAAAGGGGGGAGACCGTCGGTGAAAAAGGTCCCGCTGAGGTCAAGCCTATCCTGGGGGTTATCTCGGACAACCTGGGGCAGGAGGTCCAGCGGTCCTTGGACTTCTTCAACTCGTCCAACCCGGAGATCAAGATCGGCCGGGTTTCCCTCTGCGGGGGAGGGGCCAAGGTTTCGGGCATCGTCCAGTCTATTGAGCAGAGGCTTGGGGTGCAGGTTGAGATGATTAACCCTGTTGAGAGCATTACCTTCCAGAAGAAGAAGTTCGACCCGGCGTATATTGAGGAGGTCGGTCCCATGCTCAGTATCGGACTCGGGCTGGCCATCAGAAAGGCGCATGACCGATGA
- a CDS encoding helix-turn-helix transcriptional regulator — protein MEQAKKGRQRDSRDNNVRKLREAMMISRAELARRAEVSIPTVDRIEKGLPCRMDTKRKIIIALGMSLDERTKVFLD, from the coding sequence ATGGAACAGGCGAAGAAAGGTCGACAGAGGGACAGCAGGGACAATAACGTCCGGAAGCTGAGAGAGGCTATGATGATCTCCAGGGCGGAACTTGCCCGGCGTGCGGAGGTGTCGATCCCGACGGTGGACCGGATTGAAAAGGGACTGCCCTGCCGCATGGATACAAAGAGGAAGATTATCATCGCTCTTGGGATGAGCCTTGATGAGAGAACCAAGGTTTTCCTCGATTAG